One window from the genome of Planctomycetota bacterium encodes:
- a CDS encoding NapC/NirT family cytochrome c encodes MKTWLLRVWKSKALRWAALGFGLGLLAVAAGGIGLALTSSNAFCISCHEMRLVAEQGWMHSKHYHNRAGVVAGCSDCHVPPSLLPKLWVKTRDGLKDTWVHFFGQSDPTKMDWDELGKSARAKIYQSACEKCHQNLEPAGASIKALVAHRENRRAERPKSCLECHVEEFHGRFKQFLGGPVSQD; translated from the coding sequence GTGAAGACCTGGCTCCTGAGGGTTTGGAAGTCGAAGGCCTTGCGGTGGGCCGCCCTGGGCTTCGGCCTGGGGCTCCTGGCGGTGGCCGCCGGCGGCATCGGTCTGGCGCTCACCTCGTCCAACGCCTTCTGCATCTCGTGCCACGAGATGCGGCTGGTGGCGGAGCAGGGATGGATGCACTCGAAACACTACCACAACCGGGCCGGCGTGGTGGCCGGATGCTCCGACTGCCACGTGCCGCCGTCGCTCCTCCCGAAGCTGTGGGTGAAGACCCGCGACGGGCTCAAGGACACCTGGGTGCACTTCTTCGGCCAGAGCGACCCGACGAAGATGGACTGGGACGAGCTGGGCAAGAGCGCGCGGGCGAAGATCTACCAGTCCGCCTGCGAGAAGTGCCACCAGAACCTCGAGCCGGCGGGCGCCTCGATCAAGGCCCTGGTCGCCCACCGCGAGAACCGGCGGGCCGAGCGCCCGAAGTCGTGCCTCGAGTGCCACGTCG
- a CDS encoding 4Fe-4S binding protein — MPVRQIIRIDEAKCTGCGDCIPGCPEGALQVIDGKARLISDLFCDGLGACIGTCPVDAITVEEREAEPYDERRVMENIARQGPNTINAHLEHLREHGEFELLKTALDFLRERGIRVPPPAAHAGGGCPGARAVQLDEKPSAQAAAPAGRAVSRLRQWPVQITLVPPQAPYLKGADVALIADCVPFAYANVHEDFIKGRVVLVGCPKLDDVQAYRKKLAEVFRQNDIKSITVVHMEVPCCFGLVHVLRQALSDAGKQIPVTETTISIRGEVLGKAGL, encoded by the coding sequence ATGCCGGTGCGACAGATCATCCGGATTGACGAAGCCAAGTGCACGGGCTGCGGCGACTGCATCCCGGGGTGCCCGGAAGGGGCGCTCCAGGTGATTGACGGAAAGGCCCGGCTTATCAGCGATCTGTTCTGCGACGGGCTGGGCGCCTGCATCGGCACGTGCCCCGTGGACGCCATCACCGTCGAGGAGCGCGAGGCCGAGCCGTACGACGAGCGCCGGGTGATGGAGAACATCGCCCGCCAGGGGCCGAACACCATCAACGCCCACCTGGAACACCTCCGCGAGCACGGCGAGTTCGAGTTGCTCAAGACCGCGCTCGACTTCCTGCGCGAGCGCGGCATCCGCGTGCCACCGCCCGCCGCGCACGCCGGCGGCGGGTGCCCGGGCGCGCGCGCCGTGCAGCTCGACGAGAAGCCGTCCGCCCAGGCCGCGGCGCCGGCCGGCCGCGCCGTGTCGCGGCTGCGCCAGTGGCCCGTGCAGATCACGCTCGTGCCGCCGCAGGCGCCGTACCTCAAGGGCGCCGACGTGGCGCTCATCGCCGACTGCGTGCCCTTCGCCTATGCGAACGTGCATGAAGACTTCATCAAGGGCCGCGTCGTGCTCGTCGGCTGCCCCAAGCTCGACGATGTCCAGGCCTATCGCAAGAAACTGGCCGAGGTCTTCCGCCAGAACGACATCAAGAGCATCACGGTCGTTCACATGGAAGTGCCCTGCTGCTTCGGTCTCGTCCACGTCCTGCGCCAGGCCCTCAGCGACGCGGGCAAGCAGATCCCCGTCACCGAGACGACCATCAGCATCCGGGGCGAAGTGCTCGGAAAGGCTGGACTCTGA